CCACCGCCGGCATCACGGTCGGCGCGACCAAGGGCTACATCTACATCCGCAGCGAATATCCGCATGCGGTCGAGGCGATGAACGCCGCCATCGTGGCGGCCAAGCGCGGCGGCTATCTCGGCGACAAGATCGGCGGCTCGACGCACAGCTTCGATCTGGAAGTGCGCGTCGGCGCCGGCGCTTACGTTTGCGGCGAGGAGACCTCGCTGCTGGAGAGCCTCGAAGGCCGTCGCGGCATCGTGCGCGCAAAACCGCCGCTGCCGGCGCATCATGGCCTGTTCGGCAAACCGACCGTCATCAACAACGTGCTGTCGTTCGCCGCGATCCCCTTCATCCTCGCCGAAGGCGCCAAGGCCTATGCCGATTTCGGCATGGGCCGCTCGCGCGGCACGATGCCGATCCAGCTCGCCGGCAATATCCGCTACGGCGGCCTCTACGAGACCGCGTTCGGCGTGACGCTCGGCGAGCTCGTGGACGACATCGGCGGCGGCACTTTCACGGGCCGCCCGGTCCGCGCGGTGCAGGTCGGTGGCCCCTTGGGCGCCTATTTCCCCCGCGCACTGTTCGACACGCCGTTCGACTACGAGGCCTTCGCGGCGCGCGACGGCCTGATCGGCCATGGCGGCATCGTCGTGTTCGACGACAGCGTCGACATGCGCAGGCAGGCGCGCTTTGCGATGGAATTCTGCGCCGTCGAATCCTGCGGCAAGTGCACGCCGTGCCGGATCGGCTCGACCCGCGGCGTCGAGACCATCGAGAAGATCATCAATGGCGAGCGCGTCAGCGAAAACCTCGCGCTCGTCGAGGACCTCTGCAACACCATGAAATTCGGCTCGCTCTGCGCACTCGGCGGCTTCACGCCCTACCCCGTGCTCAGCGCATTGAAGCACTTCCGGGAGGATTTTGTCCCGGCCCCGACCACGCTTCAGGCCGCGGAATAGGAGAACGACAATGTCTCTGATCGAGGAAATCGACTACGGCACGCCGCGCTCCAAATCGGAAACGATGGTCACGCTGACCATCGACGGCAATCAGGTGACGGTGCCCGAGGGCACCTCGATCATGCGGGCCGCGATGGATGCCGGCCACCAGATCCCGAAGCTGTGCGCCACCGACATGGTCGATGCGTTCGGCTCCTGCCGGCTCTGCCTCGTCGAAATCGAGGGCCGCGCCGGAACGCCGGCGTCCTGCACCACGCCGGTCATGAACGGTCTCGTGGTTCACACCCAGACCGAGCGGCTGAAGAAGCTGCGCAAGGGCGTGATGGAGCTCTACATCTCCGACCACCCGCTCGACTGCCTCACCTGCGGCGCCAACGGCGACTGCGAATTGCAGGACATGGCCGGCGCCGTCGGCCTGCGCGACGTGCGCTACGGCTATGAGGGCGAGAACCACGTCTTCGCCAAGACGAACGGCTGCAGCAACGACCACTGGATGCCGAAGGACGAGTCCAATCCGTACTTCACCTACGATCCCTCCAAGTGCATCGTCTGCTCGCGCTGCGTCCGCGCCTGCGAGGAGGTGCAAGGCACCTTCGCGCTGACCATCTCCGGCCGCGGCTTCGACAGCCGCGTCTCGCCGGGCATGAGCGAGAGCTTCCTCGGCTCCGAATGCGTCTCCTGCGGCGCCTGCGTGCAGGCCTGCCCGACCGCGACGCTGACGGAAAAGTCGGTGATCGAGATCGGCCAGCCCGAGCACTCCGTCGTCACCACCTGCGCCTATTGCGGCGTCGGCTGCGCCTTCAAGGCCGAGATGCGCGGCGAGGAAGTGGTGCGCATGGTGCCGTACAAAGACGGCAAGGCCAATCGCGGCCATTCCTGCGTCAAGGGCCGCTTTGCCTGGGGCTACACCAATCACAAGGAACGCATCCTCAAGCCGATGATCCGCGACCGGATCGAGGATCCCTGGAAGGAAGTGTCCTGGGACGAGGCGTTCACGTTTGCCGCCGCCAAGATGCGCGGCATCCAGAAGACGTACGGCCGTGACGCCATCGGCGGCATCACCTCCTCCCGCTGCACCAATGAAGAGACCTATCTGGTGCAGAAGCTGATCCGCGCCGGCTTCGGCAACAACAATGTCGACACCTGCGCCCGCGTCTGCCATTCACCGACCGGCTATGGCCTCGCCACCACCTTCGGCACCTCGGCCGGCACCCAGGATTTCGATTCGGTCGAGGACACCGACGTCGTCGTGGTGATCGGCGCCAATCCGGCCTCCGCGCACCCGGTGTTCGCCTCGCGCTTGAAGAAGCGGCTGCGCCAGGGCGCCAAGCTGATCGTGATCGATCCGCGCCGCACCGAGATGGTGGAATCGCCGCATGTGAAGGCGCTGCACCTGCCCCTGATGCCTGGCACCAACGTCGCTGTGATGACCGCGCTGGCGCATGTCATCGTCACCGAAGGCCTCGTCAACGAAGCCTTCGTGCGCGAGCGTTGCGACTGGGCCGAGTTCGAGGAATGGGCGGCCTTCGTCGCGCAGCCGAACAACAGCCCGGAAGCCACGGCCATCCTCACCGGCGTCAATCCAAAGGATCTGCGCGAAGCCGCCCGCATCTACGCCACCGGCGACAACGGCGCGATCTATTACGGCCTCGGCGTCACCGAGCACAGCCAGGGCTCGACCACCGTGATCGCGATCGCCAACCTTGCGATGGCGACCGGAAATATCGGCCGTCCCGGCGTCGGCGTGAACCCGCTGCGCGGCCAGAACAACGTGCAGGGCTCCTGCGACATGGGCTCGTTCCCGCACGAGCTGCCGGGCTACCGCCACATCTCGGGCGACGCCGTGCGCGACCAGTTCGAGGCGCTGTGGAACGTCAAGCTCAACCCTGAGCCGGGCCTGCGCATCCCCAACATGTTCGACGCCGCGGTCGAAGGCACGTTCATGGGCATCTACGTGCAGGGCGAGGACATCCTCCAGTCCGATCCCAACACCAGCCACGTGGTGGCGGCGCTGTCGGCGATGGAATGCGTCATCGTCCACGACCTCTTCCTGAACGAGACCGCGAACTATGCCCACGTCTTCCTGCCCGGCTCGAGCTTCCTCGAGAAGGACGGCACCTTCACCAATGCCGAGCGCCGCATCCAGCGCGTCCGCAAGGTGATGACGCCGAAGAACGGCATGGCCGACTGGGAGGTCACCATTGGCCTTGCCAAGGCGATGGGCTT
This is a stretch of genomic DNA from Bradyrhizobium sp. CB2312. It encodes these proteins:
- a CDS encoding NADH-quinone oxidoreductase subunit NuoF, whose product is MSMRLFVSRDAGAVAVGADEVALALEQAAAKRGVAVEIVRTGSRGLYWLEPLVEVATPQGRIAFGPVTEADVPSLLDALANNKPHVLRLGATDEIPWLKRQTRLTFARCGVIDPRSLDDYRAHGGYKGFERALSLGPDAILNEVTASGLRGRGGAGFPTGIKWKTVAQAKADRKFIVCNADEGDSGTFADRMIMEGDPFLVIEGMTTAGITVGATKGYIYIRSEYPHAVEAMNAAIVAAKRGGYLGDKIGGSTHSFDLEVRVGAGAYVCGEETSLLESLEGRRGIVRAKPPLPAHHGLFGKPTVINNVLSFAAIPFILAEGAKAYADFGMGRSRGTMPIQLAGNIRYGGLYETAFGVTLGELVDDIGGGTFTGRPVRAVQVGGPLGAYFPRALFDTPFDYEAFAARDGLIGHGGIVVFDDSVDMRRQARFAMEFCAVESCGKCTPCRIGSTRGVETIEKIINGERVSENLALVEDLCNTMKFGSLCALGGFTPYPVLSALKHFREDFVPAPTTLQAAE
- the fdhF gene encoding formate dehydrogenase subunit alpha produces the protein MSLIEEIDYGTPRSKSETMVTLTIDGNQVTVPEGTSIMRAAMDAGHQIPKLCATDMVDAFGSCRLCLVEIEGRAGTPASCTTPVMNGLVVHTQTERLKKLRKGVMELYISDHPLDCLTCGANGDCELQDMAGAVGLRDVRYGYEGENHVFAKTNGCSNDHWMPKDESNPYFTYDPSKCIVCSRCVRACEEVQGTFALTISGRGFDSRVSPGMSESFLGSECVSCGACVQACPTATLTEKSVIEIGQPEHSVVTTCAYCGVGCAFKAEMRGEEVVRMVPYKDGKANRGHSCVKGRFAWGYTNHKERILKPMIRDRIEDPWKEVSWDEAFTFAAAKMRGIQKTYGRDAIGGITSSRCTNEETYLVQKLIRAGFGNNNVDTCARVCHSPTGYGLATTFGTSAGTQDFDSVEDTDVVVVIGANPASAHPVFASRLKKRLRQGAKLIVIDPRRTEMVESPHVKALHLPLMPGTNVAVMTALAHVIVTEGLVNEAFVRERCDWAEFEEWAAFVAQPNNSPEATAILTGVNPKDLREAARIYATGDNGAIYYGLGVTEHSQGSTTVIAIANLAMATGNIGRPGVGVNPLRGQNNVQGSCDMGSFPHELPGYRHISGDAVRDQFEALWNVKLNPEPGLRIPNMFDAAVEGTFMGIYVQGEDILQSDPNTSHVVAALSAMECVIVHDLFLNETANYAHVFLPGSSFLEKDGTFTNAERRIQRVRKVMTPKNGMADWEVTIGLAKAMGFEMNYSHPSEIMDEIAALTPTFAGVSYAKLDELGSVQWPCNEKAPEGTPVMHIDGFVRGKGKFVVTEYVATDERTGPRYPLLLTTGRILSQYNVGAQTRRTENVVWHAEDRLEIHPHDAEHRGVRDGDWVRLKSRAGETTLRAEITDRVAPGVVYTTFHHPDTQANVITTDYSDWATNCPEYKVTAVQISPSNGPSDWQKAYDAQARHSRRIAPAEAAE